TTTTAGGTAATGAAATTTTGAAAAGATTTAATGTCTTTCTGGATTTTCAGAATAATATAGTCTATATAAAACCTAATAAACTCTTCAATGATGAGTATGTTGAAAAAAAGTAAGACTGACTGTAAAATAAATATTTCTTAACTTTAGAATCCTTAAAGACAGAAACTTTAAGGATTTTTTATTTTTAAAACAATTTTACTTTACCTAATGGCGTTGACGGCTAAAATTTTTAACAAGCAGAACCTATTTCTTCTCCTGTTAATCGTAATGGTCTTTATGGCAAAACTGATCCCTTTTAAGGCATCTTATAATGAATTTTTCAATCTTTCGGCTTTTATAGATTGGGGAATTGCGGGGATCTTCCTTTTTTACGGATTAAAACTTAATTTAAAAGAAGTAGTAAAAGATATTTCCAATTGGAAGCTGCATTTAATCATCCAGTCCGGAACTTTCATTCTTTTTCCGCTGCTGGTTTTACTGTTTTACCCATGGGTAAAAAGCTCAGAATTTGAAAACATCTGGCTTTCTATATTTTTTCTCGCCTGTTTGCCTTCAACGGTTTCATCATCTGTGGTCATGGTTTCCATTGCCAAAGGAAATGTGACTTCCGCGATATTCAACGCGTCTATGTCAGGGTTAATCGGAATTATCATGACGCCGTTATTGATGAGCTTTTTTCTTGAGCCCGCTTCCGGTTCCGAAAATCATGGCGAAGTTATTCAGCAGCTATTAATTAAAGTTTTATTACCCATTATTTTAGGAATTTTACTAAATCCTGTGTTCAAAAAATGGATAACCAAATATTCAACGATCATCGCAGAATTCGACAGGCTGATTATTTTATTAATTGTGTATGAAAGTTTCTCCACTGCATTTATTGAAAATATTTTCGGCTCAGTCCCTCCAATTGTATTTTTAATTCTGGCATTCAGTGTGTTTTTTTTATTTTTTATGGTTTACCATATTTTACAATTCATTGCCAAAAAGATGAAGTTCAATGCTCAGGATATCATTACAGTGTCGTTTTGTGGATCAAAGAAATCTTTGGTACACGGAAGTCTCTTTCTTTTGGTATTGGGGGTTACTGATGATCAGAAGGTTTTATTTCTGCTTCCGGTGATGGTTTATCATAGTTTTCAGCTGTTCTATGTGAGTTGGCTGGCGAGTAAAATAGCACAAAGAAAATCAGTCGTTTAAAAATTATTTGATTATCTTTAATTCTATGAAAATTATGAAGAAAGCGACATTGTTATCATTAGCAATAATGAGTTCATGGGGTAATGCACAAAAGATTAGTCAAATCCTCGAACAAAAAGGTTCATTTAGAAAAGATACCGTTTTTAGTATTAAAAGTGAGGCAAAAGAAACTTATCTTCCCGTTTCTATTATTAAAGGGAAGGGAAAAGGACCGGTTTTCAGCATCGTGGCAGGAATTCACGGGTATGAATATCCGCCGATTGTTGCCGTTCAGGAAATATTGAAGGAAATAGATCCCAATCAGATCAAAGGAACGATTATTATTGTTCCGATTGCTAATGTTGAATCTTTTCAAAAAAGAACGCCTTTCATCAATCCTTTAGATCAAAAAAATTTAAACAATGCTTTTCCGGGTTCTGCAAATGGAACGCCGACAGATCAAATTGCAAATATTATCACCAAAGAAATTATTTCAAATTCTACAATATTTCTAGATATTCACGGAGGTGATGCCAACGAAGATTTGCTACCATTTGTATGCTATTACAACAGAAAAGATACTCCCGAAAATACAAAGTTTGCTCACGATTTATCAGTTCAGTCGCAAATTGATCACATTGTTTCATATCCATATAATCTAACATCAACAGAACCCGCAAAATACGCTTTCAAACAAGCAACCCAACAAGGAATTACTGCGTTAAGTATCGAAGCTGGAAAATTAGGAACTGTTCAGAAAGAAAATGTTGACCTGATTAAAACGGCGGTGTATAATATGCTTGAATATTCCGGAAATTATGTAAGAAGAAAATCGAAATTCATCAACAAAAAAACAGCAACTCTGTTCAACCAGCAAGACTACATCAAAGTTCCCGAAAACGGAATTTTCTACAGCGATTTGAAAAGCGGAGATCAGGTAAAAAAGAACCAAATTTTAGGCTATATCGCCGATGAATTCGGAAATAAAAAACAGGATATTCTTTCCAATTCTGAAGGAATTATTTTATACAAAGTCGGAACGCCACCTGTCAACAAAGGCGAAACCTTATTTTGCATCGGCTATACCGAAAAAGATAAAATTTAAAACAATATCAAAAACACAGTTATCATTCGCTGAGTGAAACGCCTTTGCGAACGAAAAAAGTATAATAGTCAAAAAAACTTAGCGTCCTTTGCGTTAAAAAAATAGTTTAAAATATTAAAAATGAAAAAAATATACACCATCATTGCTTTATCAACAGCAGTCATTGCTTTTTCACAAAAACCATTAGACAAAGTAGAACCAGCATTTTGGTGGAAAGGAATGAAAAATCCCGAACTTCAGATCATGGTCTACGGAAAAGACATTGCTAATAGCGAAATTGAGCTGTCAAATGGTGTTCAGGCAAAAGATATTCAGAAAACTGAAAATCCAAACTATGTTTTCATAACGGTAAATACCAATGAGATCAATGTCCCTAAGTTTAACATCAATATTAAAAAAGGTAAAAAAAATATAGGGTCTTATCCGTATGAGTTAAAGGAAAGGAAGCCAAATTCAGCAGAAAGAGAATCATTTACCTCAAAAGATGTAATGTATCTTATTATGCCGGATCGTTTTGCCAACGGTGATGAAAAAAATGATTCTCAACCATACTTAACCGAAAGAGCAAACAGAAGTCTTCCCAACGGACGTCATGGTGGAGATTTGCGGGGAATCATCAATAATTTAGATTATATTCAAAATCTGGGTGCCACGGCGGTTTGGCTAACTCCTGTGAATGAAGACAACGAAAAAGTATATTCGTATCACGGCTACGCACAGACTGATTTATACAAAATCGACGGTCGCTACGGAACCAATGAAGAATACAAAGAACTTTCCCAAAAATTAAACAAAAGGAAAATGATGCTGGTGATGGATTATGTCACCAATCATTGGGGAATTTCGCATTGGATGATCAAAGATTTACCTACCAAAGATTGGATCCACTGGTTCAATGATGGCGAAAATGGTTTCAAACGTTCAAATTACAAAACGACAACTCAGTTTGATACAAACGCTTCTGAAGTTGATAAAAAGCTGGCGTTAGACGGCTGGTTTGATACTACAATGCCGGATATTAATCAGAAAAATCCTTTGGTTTTAAAATATTTAACGCAAAATGCAATTTGGTGGATAGAATACGCTGAATTAGGTGGTTTTCGTGTAGATACCTATCCTTACAATGATAAGGAAGCAATGGCGAAATGGGCAAAAGCGATTACCGATGAATATCCGAAATTCAATATTGTCGGAGAAACCTGGCTGAATACGGCTGGTCATATTTCTGCGTGGCAAAAGGATTCTAAAACGGGAGAGGCAGCGAATTATAATTCTAATCTTCCATCTGTGATGGATTTTATGCTGTACGGAGATTTGCCGAAAGCGTTGAAGGAAAAAGAAGGCTGGGAAAGCGGAATGAACCGTATTTACAACAGTTTGTCGAGTGATTTCCTGTATCCGGATATCAATAATGTAATGGTGTTCTTCGAAAATCACGATACCGAAAGATGGAATGAGATTTTTAATGATGATCCGAAAGCATATAAATTAGGATTGACTTTAATTTCAACCGTTCGTGGAATTCCGCAGATTTATTATGGCTCCGAAGTTGGAATGCGTGGCGACAAAAACAAGGGCGGTGATGCCGATATCCGGAGAGATTTTCCGGGTGGCTGGAAATCGGATAAGGTGAATGCTTTCCATCCATCAAATCAAACACCTGATCAGAAGGGATTTTACCAGTTTACACAGAAATTACTGAACTGGAGAAAAGGAAAAGAAGTGATCCACACCGGAAAAACTAAAAATTTCGTTCCTCAGAATAATGTTTTTGTGTATTTTAGATATAACGAAAAAGAAAGTGTCATGGTCGTTTTGAATAACAATGAAAAAGACGAAGCTTTGGATCTGAAACATTTTGCAGAATCTTTAAACGGATTTACAAAAGGGAAAGACATCCTTTCCGACAAAGAAGTTTCATTACAAAACAACTTAACAATACCTGCGAAAACTTCGATGGTTATTGAATTGAATTAAATACGAATAGCACTAATAATAGCAGAAATCTCACAATTAAAATCCTTTTGATCTTAGTTAAGTGAAATGCCTTTGCAAACTTAGAAGCAGTTAGTAGTTATAAGAAAAACTTTGTAACCTTCGTCAAAAATAGGGTTAAAAAAACAGAAAATAATCTCAAACCTCACAGGTTTTAAAAACCTGTGAGGTTTATTGAAAAAAATATTTAGAAAATATATATATTAAACATGAAAAAAATAACAATATTCTTCACATTCATCCTGTTTGTATTGAGTTTTACAACCCTTTCAGCTCAGTCAAAATTTGATAAAGACAAAAAAGAAATCGGGATTATGCTCGATGACTTTAACCTAGCCGCTGCAAAAGCTGATTTCATAACCTATTTCAATTATTTTGCCGCCGAATCGACATTTATAGGAACCGACGCCACCGAAGTCTGGGATAAAAAAGCATTCATGGTGTGGGCAAAACCCTATTTCGACAAAAAGACAACCTGGAATTTCACTTCCTTGAAAAGAAATATTTATTTCAGCAAAGATGGAAAACTGGCTTGGTTTGACGAATTGCTGAATACTCAAATGAAAATCTGCCGTGGTTCAGGAGTGGTCGAAAAAATCAACGGACAGTGGAAAGTGAAGCAGTATGTACTTTCTGTGACAGTTCCAAACGAGATTGTCGATAAAATAGTGGCAGAAAAAGCACCGATTGAGGATGTTTTAATTCAACAGTTAAAAACGAAATAAGTCGATGGCAAAAAAAATAAAACCGAATTTATCCATGCTCCAAATCATCAATATGAGCATGGGATTTTTGGGAATTCAGATGGCCTTTGGCTTACAAAACGGAAATGCAAGTAGAATTTTGGCCAACTTTGGGGCAGATGTTCATGAATTGTCCTGGTTTTGGCTGGTTGCACCGGTTACAGGATTAATTGTACAGCCGATTATCGGGCACATGGGAGACAATACCTGGAGTCCTTTGGGAAGAAGAAAGCCTTACTTTTTAATTGGAGCGATTCTTTGTGCAATCGGCTTGGTCATGCTTCCAAATGCAGCATCAGCAACGCAAATGATGGCGGCAAATGTTTTGTTATTGGCTGTTATTTTCTTAGCAATGATGGATGCTTCCATCAACGTGGCGATGGAACCTTTCCGAGCGTTGGTAGGAGATATGTTGCCAAAACATCAGGGAACGGTAGGGTTTTCTGTTCAGACAATTTTAATTGGAATTGGCGCTGTGATTGGGTCTTACTTACCCGACTGGCTTACAAAATTAGGCGTGTCAAATGTCGCAGAGGCAGGATTTGTAGCGAATAACGTAATTTATTCCTTTTATGTAGGTGCAGGATTTTTGATACTAACAATTTTATATACTATTATTACCACCAAAGAATATTCGCCGCAGGAATTTGCTGAGTTTGACGGTGGCAAGGAAGTGATTGAAGAGCCTTCAAAATTTACAGATATTTTCAAAGATTTCTCAAATATTCCTTCGCAGATGAAAAGACTGGGAATTGTTCAGTTCTTCTCTTGGTTTGCTCTGTTTACGATGTGGGTTTTTACAACAAGTGCATTGGCGACCCATCATTTCGGACTTTCGCCTGATGATACGCATTCTAAAGCATTCAACGATGCCGGAGATTTAACAGGAAAATTATTCGGAATGTACAACCTTTGGGCGATTCCGTTCGCGTTTTTATTAACTCCAATTGCAAAATGGATTGGCAAGAAACAAACCCACGCATTAGCCTTAGCTTTTGGCGGAGTAGGTTTAATTTTAATGTATTTCATCAAAGATGTTAATCTTCTTTGGATCTCAATGGTCGGTTTAGGATTTGCTTGGGCGAGTATTTTAGCCATGCCATATGCGATGTTAATTGAGGTGATTCCACAAAAGAAAATGGGCGTTTACATGGGGATTTTCAACTTTTTTATTGTTATTCCGCAAATTATTAATGGGATTTTCGGAGGTCCGATTGTAAGTGGTGTTTTCGGAAAGCAAGCCATTGATTATGTTATCGTTGGCGGCGTTTGTATGTTGTTGGGAGCAGTTTTAACCTTGTTTTTCATTAAATCAGAAGATGAAACGCCAAAAGAAATTGAAGAAGAAATTCAACAGGTACATTTTTAAAATAAAATTTTAATAATGATAAAACGGACTTCGGTTCGTTTTTATATTTTTAAGTTTGTTTAAACTAATTTTAAATTTAACCGCAAAAGAAGCAAAAGATCTTATTGGATTTATTTAAAGTATTTCAAAAGTCTGCAAAAAGAAAAAATCTTTGATTTTTTAACTTATGTGATCTTTTTTTTATTTAGGTGTTAAACTTAAAATAACTAAAGTGTTAAAATCTTTTGTTTCTTTTGTGGTAAAAAAGTTTAAACAAATTTTTATTTAAAAGTTAAGCATCAAAATAACCAAAATACACTTTATTTATGAGCATGATAGGAAATTTACTTCGGGTAACTAAAACGGAACTTGAAGAATATCTAAATGACAGTTCTTTATTGGAGGCCAGATTGTACGATGAGAATGAAGAGCCTGATTATCTGAACCCTGATGATATTGATAAGGCCTGGGAAGGAATTTTGTTTTTATTGACGGGAAATGGTATTTCTGCAATGGATCATCCACTGACAAAAGTGTTGTTCAGCGGGCAGCTGATTGATGAAAATCAGGATTTGGGATATGGCCCGGCTCATTATTTAACACCGGAAGAGGTTGTTGATTTGAATAATCAGATTGCTGAAATTACAATTACTGATCTTAAAGCGAAATTCAATCCTGAAAAAATGACTGAATTAGGAATTTATCCCGAAATCTGGGCAGAAGGCGACGATGCTTTTGATTATCTGGCGGATAATTTTTTGGCCATTCAAAAAATGTACACTGAAGCAGTGAGAAATGGAGAAGGAATGATCACTTATTTAAATTGATGATTCAAAAAAAAGGATATTAATGACTGGATGCTATTTTGATTAAATAAGGTTGAATCTTTTATTGAAACATAATTAACATTAGACTTATAAGTTCAATATAAAAACAAGAACTTACACTACATCATACAACAGTAATCCATCTATAAACATACCTTGATTATTGGAAAATTATGCCAATAAAGTCGAATGCTGTACTGTATAACCAACAGAACTTCCAACCTCCATCATCCTGCTTCCAACCTAAAAACCCTTTCTTACCTTACATCAACATTTTCCCGATTTGCACGCCGTACATTTGTACCATAAATAGTCATTCCTTAAAAACCAAGTAATATTTTGATTATCAGTTTTTATGCACTTATATTTCGTAAAAAATCGTTGTAAAAAATTGCAATAAATTGTATTTTTAGGATATAAAAAGTGGCAAAATGTTAGGCAAAATAAGAGAGGATTTACAGCAGAATTTATTCAAGACCAGGCTTACGGAGCTTATTAATATGGAGCATCCGGTGGTAAAATTAGCTGGGGAGATTTCCTGGGATAAAATGGAGTCAGAGTTTGAGAAATTATTTTCAGAAAACGGAAGACCTTCTATTGCTATCCGTAAAATAGCAGGAATGCTTTTGCTCAAGGAAATGTTTAAAGAAAGTGATGAAAGTGTAATAGAGAGATGGATTGAGAATGCGTATTGGCAATATTTTACCGGAGAAACCTTTTTCCAGACAGAGCAGCCTTTCGATCCGAGCAATTTTGTACACTTCAGAAAAAGAATTGGAGATAAGGGTTTGGAATTTCTTTTGGGACAAAGCGTTTCTCTCCATCCCAAAGCCAAAACAGAAGATGAAGTTCAGGTAGATACGACGGTTCAGGAGAAGAACATTACCTTTCCTACCGATGCCAAATTAGCAAAAAAAGTAATCGACAATTGTAGAAAAATAGCAGAAAAAGAGAGCGTTGTACAAAGACAAAGCTACAGAAGAGTGAGCAAACAATTATTGCGGGACGCTTTTTTTGGACATCATCCCAGAAGACAGAAGAAGGCAAAAATGGCGAGGAAAAAGCTCAGGACGATTGGTAAAAGAGTTCTTCGGGAATTGGAAAGAAAACTTCCTAAAGATGTTTTGAAAGGCTACGAAGACGTTTTTAAAATTTACCTTAAAGCACTCACCCAAGAACGTACCACGAAAGATAAAATTTACAGTCTTCACGAGCCACAAGTTGCGTGTATTGCGAAAGGAAAATCGGGAAAAGCATACGAGTTTGGGACAAAAGTAGCAGTAGTAAGAGGTCGGAAAACAGGGATCATCAGCTCGGTAAAGAGATTTTCTGGCAATCCTCACGATAGTAAAACTCTTGAAGAATCATTGGCACAGAGTGAGAGGGTAAGAAAATCCGTTGGCGGAACAAGACCTACGAAAGCCACTACAGACAGAGGATTTAAAGGAATCAAAGAAGTGGAAGGAACAGCAATTTTGCTTCCCGCAAAAAAAGAAAAAACAAAATATGGGCAACAAGTAGCCAGATTAAGATTCCGGGCAAGAGCAGCCATAGAACCTTGTATCTCTCATTTAAAAAGAAACCACTCCTTAGGATTAAACTTCCTGAAAGGAGTGGCTGGAGATATTAATAATGCATTATTAGCAGGGATTGGATACAATTTGAAGATGAGATTGAATCAAATCAAACAACAAATTCTTCTTTGGCTCGAACTTGTTCTCCGAATCTTTTTAGGCAAATATAATTTTCAAAGTCAAAAAACAGCTTTTTAAGGAGCGACTAAATAATCACAATATGAAGACAGTATATCATAAAGCAGATTCAAGAGGCCACGCCAATCATGGTTGGTTAAATTCTTATCATACATTCAGTTTTGCCAATTATCAAAACAACGACAGAACACATTTCGGAGTTTTGAGAGTGTTAAATGATGACACCGTTTCAGAAGGAATGGGCTTCGGAACGCATCCGCACAGAAACATGGAAATCATTTCGATCCCTTTGGAAGGCGATTTGGAACATAAAGATTCGATGGGAACAACAGCAGTGATCAAAAAAGGAGAAATTCAGGTGATGAGTGCCGGAACAGGAGTTCAGCACAGCGAATACAACAAAAATAAAGATGAAGCGGTAAAATTTCTTCAGATTTGGGTTTTCCCCAGAGAAGAGGATGTTGAACCAAGATATGATCAAAAAAGTATTAAAGAAGGCGAAAAAATCAATGGTTTTCAACAGATTTTATCACCGAATAAAAATGATGACGGAGTTTGGATTCATCAGGATGCATGGTTTAATTTAGCTAATTTCACAAAAGGAAACGGCAAAAATTATATGTTAAATAAAAAAGGAAACGGCGTTTATGCTTTTGTATTGAAAGGAAGTGCAAAAGTAGGCGACAGAATTCTGAACGAAAGAGACGGTTTAGGAATCTGGGATACTCAAAGTTTCAACATCGAAGCCGAAGAAGACACAGAAATCCTATTAATGGAAGTTCCAATGGAATTACCATCATATTTAAAATAATTAAAACAAGATATTTTCGCATAGTAAAAATTCCCCTCCTTTGGAGGGGTGGCGAAAATTCAAAGAATTTTTGACGGGGTGGTTTTAAAACACGACCTTTGCGTCACAATAAAAAAATAACTTTACTTTAAAACAGATAAAAATATAATGAAAATTTTAGCAATAGCTGGAAGTAATTCCGAGACGTCAATCAATAAATTATTAGTTTCTTACGCAACTTCATTAGTTGGAAATGCAGAAGTGGAAATTGTAGATATGAACGATTTTGAAATGCCAATCTACAAACACCAAAGAGAAGTAGAAAGCGGAGTTCCACAACAGGCGGTAGATTTTGCTGCAAAAATAGATGCTGCGGATTTACTTTTGGTTTCTTTGTCTGAGCATAACGGAACATACTCAACAGCATTCAAAAATGTGTTCGACTGGACTTCAAGAATTAAAAACAGAGCGGTTTGGAATGAAGTTCCAATGTTGCTAATGGCTACAGCTCCTGGTGGAAGAGGTGGTTTAGGTGTTTTAGAGGCGGCAGCAAAACGTTTTCCATTACACGGAGGAAATGTTGTAGATACGTTCACGCTTCCTTTCTTTAATGATAATTTTGATAAAGAAGCGAATAAGATTTCTAACGAAGAGAAAGACAGTGAGTTAAAAGAGAAAATTCAGAAAATTTCGGCTATTGAATCTATCCTTGAAAAATAGATTTGAAAATTAATATAAAATTAATATCTTTGCAAAAAGAAAAAGTAATGAAAATTCAGACCACTTTTAAAGAATATTCCTCCAAGAAAGGGAATATTGTGGGCTCTGAAATTCTCAGATAAAATAACGGCCGATAATCTACTAAGATTGTCGGCTTTTTTATTTAGCTTATGAGTATGAAATTTAACTATAATTTAAATCTTGATGATTATTTGAATTACCAGTTGTTTAATGCATCACAAACTAAAAGTATTATTAAGAAAAGGAAGAGAAATCGGTTTATTCCAGCAATTTTTTTTGTTGTTTTAGGAATCGTACCAAGATTTGACTTTACGGAAACTTTTACTCTTATTTATATCTTTATAGGTATTTTATGGATATTTGTTTATCCAATTTGGGATAAAAGATGGTATTTTAATTATTATAAAAAGTATATTAAAGAAAATTACGTATATAATTTTGATAAAGATACTGAAGTCATCATAACAATGGATGAAATTTTGATGAAGAATGAAAATTCAGAATCAAGAATTAGTTTGGCTGAATTGAAAGAAATTAATGAAATTCCGCTAGCTTTTTATCTTAAATTAAAATCTTCACAATCAATTATTTTACCTAAAAATAAAATGAGTGATTTAAAAGAATTTAGAGAAATTTTAGATACAATAAAAAATAAATATTCAATTAATTATAATGAATTTCCTCAATGGAAATGGCAATAATTTAAATTAAAAATAAAAAGTGTTTTAGTTATTTAAATAATCAAATTATTGCTGGATTGTTAAACTGATACACTGTTACATTAAATACTATGAGCAACACGTACAAATCTGCAGGAGTAGACAAAGAGGAGGGATACAAAACCGTTGATAAAATTAAAAAAGCGGTGGGCGAAACTCACAATTCCAATGTATTGAATCATTTGGGAAGTTTTGGAGCTTTCTACGAAATCGGAGGCTACAAAAATCCTGTATTGGTTTCAGGAACTGATGGGGTCGGAACGAAGCTTAAAGTAGCTTTAGACTCCAAAAAATACGATTCTATCGGGGTAGACTGTTTTGCCATGTGTGCCAATGATATCCTTTGTCACGGTGCAAAACCGCTATTTTTCCTTGATTATTTAGCGTGCGGAAAACTGGATTCAGAAATCGCTGCTGAAATCGTTTTAGGAATGGTAGAAGCTTGTAAAGATAACAACTGTGCATTAATTGGTGGTGAAACTGCTGAAATGCCGGGAATGTATCAGCCTGGAGATTATGATGTTGCAGGATTCTGCGTAGGAATCGTGGAGAAAGACCAGATTATTGACGGATCTAAAATCAAAACAGGTGATAAAATCATTGCTCTTCCAAGTTCAGGTTTCCATTCAAACGGATTCTCTTTGGTAAGAAAAGTGTTCCCTGATTTCAACGAAGAATTTGAAGGGAAACCTTTGTACGAGACCCTTTTGGTTCCTACAAGATTATATTATAAAGATATTCACAAAGTTATTGCTGATGTTGAAGTGGCAGGTATTGCTCACATCACGGGTGGTGGTTTATACGAAAACATCCCGAGAATTATCGGTGACGGATTGTGTGCTTCTATCGATGCTTCAAAAATTCAGATTCCAAGCATTATGCTGGAGCTTGAAAAAAGAGGGGGCGTAGCTCGTGAAGAAATGTTCGGAACATTCAATATGGGAGTTGGGATGATCATCGTGGTAGATGCTGAAAAAGCTGAAAAAGTTCTAAGTCTTCTTGATGATGCATACGAAATCGGAGAGATTACTGAAGAAAACGAGAAAATTAATTTATCATTTTAATGTACCAATATAACAATGTAAAAGTGTACCAGTTTTAGGCATTGCTACATTGATAAACTGATACATTGTTACATTAATTTATGAAAAATATTGTCATTTTAGTTTCAGGTTCGGGAACCAATCTTCAGAGAATCATTGATACCATTGATAGTGGAGAAATCCGCAATGCAAAAGTATCTTTAGTGATTGCCGATAGAGAATGCTACGGACTGGAAAGAGCTAAAAATCATAACATAGAAAACGTTCTGATTCCGAGAGGAAAAAACTTCAGCAGCGAATTGAGTAAAGTCATTCCTGAAAATACAGACTTAATCGTATTGGCAGGATTCTTATCCATTCTAAAACCTGAGTTTTGTGAGAATTGGGTGGGAAAAATTATCAATATTCATCCGGCATTGCTTCCGAAATTCGGAGGGAAAGGAATGTGGGGACATCACGTTCATAACGCGGTGATTGAAGCAAAAGAAAAGGAAAGCGGGGCAACCGTTCATTTTGTAACTCCGGGAATTGACGAAGGAGAAGCTATTCTTCAGAAATCATTCGAAGTCACAGAAAACGATACTCCAGAAACGGTTGCAGAAAAAGTTCATTTAATTGAATATGAAATTTTTCCAATCGCAATTGATAAAGTATTGAATAATAATTAAACACTAATTATTAACAATACAGAAAATTCCCCTTCCTCGGAGGGGTGTCAAAAATTCTTT
The sequence above is a segment of the Chryseobacterium sp. MYb264 genome. Coding sequences within it:
- a CDS encoding pirin family protein, with protein sequence MKTVYHKADSRGHANHGWLNSYHTFSFANYQNNDRTHFGVLRVLNDDTVSEGMGFGTHPHRNMEIISIPLEGDLEHKDSMGTTAVIKKGEIQVMSAGTGVQHSEYNKNKDEAVKFLQIWVFPREEDVEPRYDQKSIKEGEKINGFQQILSPNKNDDGVWIHQDAWFNLANFTKGNGKNYMLNKKGNGVYAFVLKGSAKVGDRILNERDGLGIWDTQSFNIEAEEDTEILLMEVPMELPSYLK
- a CDS encoding YcxB family protein translates to MKFNYNLNLDDYLNYQLFNASQTKSIIKKRKRNRFIPAIFFVVLGIVPRFDFTETFTLIYIFIGILWIFVYPIWDKRWYFNYYKKYIKENYVYNFDKDTEVIITMDEILMKNENSESRISLAELKEINEIPLAFYLKLKSSQSIILPKNKMSDLKEFREILDTIKNKYSINYNEFPQWKWQ
- the purM gene encoding phosphoribosylformylglycinamidine cyclo-ligase, coding for MSNTYKSAGVDKEEGYKTVDKIKKAVGETHNSNVLNHLGSFGAFYEIGGYKNPVLVSGTDGVGTKLKVALDSKKYDSIGVDCFAMCANDILCHGAKPLFFLDYLACGKLDSEIAAEIVLGMVEACKDNNCALIGGETAEMPGMYQPGDYDVAGFCVGIVEKDQIIDGSKIKTGDKIIALPSSGFHSNGFSLVRKVFPDFNEEFEGKPLYETLLVPTRLYYKDIHKVIADVEVAGIAHITGGGLYENIPRIIGDGLCASIDASKIQIPSIMLELEKRGGVAREEMFGTFNMGVGMIIVVDAEKAEKVLSLLDDAYEIGEITEENEKINLSF
- the purN gene encoding phosphoribosylglycinamide formyltransferase, whose protein sequence is MKNIVILVSGSGTNLQRIIDTIDSGEIRNAKVSLVIADRECYGLERAKNHNIENVLIPRGKNFSSELSKVIPENTDLIVLAGFLSILKPEFCENWVGKIINIHPALLPKFGGKGMWGHHVHNAVIEAKEKESGATVHFVTPGIDEGEAILQKSFEVTENDTPETVAEKVHLIEYEIFPIAIDKVLNNN
- a CDS encoding NADPH-dependent FMN reductase — its product is MKILAIAGSNSETSINKLLVSYATSLVGNAEVEIVDMNDFEMPIYKHQREVESGVPQQAVDFAAKIDAADLLLVSLSEHNGTYSTAFKNVFDWTSRIKNRAVWNEVPMLLMATAPGGRGGLGVLEAAAKRFPLHGGNVVDTFTLPFFNDNFDKEANKISNEEKDSELKEKIQKISAIESILEK